Proteins from a genomic interval of Nautilia sp. PV-1:
- the rho gene encoding transcription termination factor Rho — MENENQNTANNGNNKKQRTHIPVEGYTIEDLRSKPTEELIKIANELHVENPQEFKRQDLMFEILKAQVAQGGYLLFTGILEVMPDGYGFLRSIGGNFENSLNDVYVSQTQIRRFALRTGDIVTGQVRPPKDQEKYYALLKIEAINYLPPEEAKKRPLFDNLTPLYPQERIKLEYEPTKLTGRVLDLFAPIGKGQRGLIVAPPRSGKTVFLKEIAHGITKNHSEIELMVLLVDERPEEVTDMQRSVKGEVFSSTFDKPAQNHVRVAELVIEKAKRMVEMGKDVVILLDSITRLARAYNTVTPASGKVLSGGVDANALHKPKRFFGAARNIEEGGSLTIIATALIETGSKMDEVIFEEFKGTGNMEAVLSRRIADRRIYPAIDLLKSGTRKEELLLTPEELAKVWAIRNIISEMDEIEALKLMYSKMLKTKNNQEFLSIINE, encoded by the coding sequence ATGGAAAACGAAAATCAAAATACCGCAAATAACGGTAATAATAAGAAACAGAGAACTCATATACCGGTTGAAGGGTATACAATTGAAGATTTAAGAAGCAAACCTACAGAAGAGCTTATTAAAATTGCAAACGAACTTCATGTTGAGAATCCTCAGGAATTTAAACGTCAGGATTTGATGTTTGAAATTTTAAAGGCTCAGGTGGCGCAGGGCGGATATCTGCTCTTTACCGGTATACTTGAGGTAATGCCTGACGGATACGGATTTTTAAGAAGTATCGGAGGGAACTTTGAAAACTCTTTAAACGACGTATATGTTTCTCAGACACAAATAAGAAGATTTGCCCTAAGAACGGGTGACATCGTAACGGGACAGGTCAGACCGCCGAAAGACCAGGAAAAATATTACGCTCTTTTAAAAATTGAGGCTATTAATTATCTGCCTCCGGAAGAAGCCAAAAAAAGACCTCTTTTTGACAACCTGACTCCGCTTTATCCTCAGGAAAGAATAAAACTCGAATACGAGCCTACAAAACTCACAGGAAGGGTTTTGGATCTGTTTGCTCCTATCGGAAAAGGGCAAAGGGGTCTTATTGTTGCGCCTCCTAGAAGCGGTAAAACCGTATTTTTAAAAGAAATAGCCCATGGTATTACTAAAAACCATTCTGAAATCGAATTAATGGTTTTACTTGTTGACGAAAGACCGGAAGAAGTTACGGATATGCAAAGAAGTGTAAAAGGCGAAGTGTTTTCATCTACGTTTGACAAACCCGCTCAAAACCATGTCAGAGTTGCGGAGCTTGTTATCGAAAAAGCCAAAAGAATGGTTGAAATGGGCAAAGACGTTGTAATTTTACTCGATTCAATCACAAGGCTTGCAAGAGCATACAACACAGTTACTCCCGCAAGCGGTAAGGTGTTAAGCGGCGGTGTAGACGCAAACGCTCTTCATAAACCTAAAAGATTCTTCGGTGCTGCCAGAAACATCGAAGAAGGCGGAAGTCTTACTATCATAGCCACGGCTCTTATTGAAACCGGCAGTAAAATGGATGAGGTTATTTTTGAAGAATTTAAAGGTACGGGTAATATGGAAGCTGTTCTTAGTCGAAGAATTGCCGATAGAAGAATTTATCCTGCGATTGACCTGCTTAAATCCGGAACAAGAAAAGAAGAACTTCTTTTAACTCCTGAAGAACTTGCTAAAGTATGGGCGATTAGAAACATTATTTCGGAAATGGATGAAATAGAAGCGCTTAAACTTATGTATTCAAAAATGCTCAAAACCAAAAACAATCAGGAGTTCTTAAGTATAATAAATGAATAG